The following proteins are co-located in the Myxocyprinus asiaticus isolate MX2 ecotype Aquarium Trade chromosome 44, UBuf_Myxa_2, whole genome shotgun sequence genome:
- the LOC127434169 gene encoding probable G-protein coupled receptor 141, translating to MMNTTTVANNSCTVMAVNTTSPKLTFTEPYRTALITIYTIVLLVGTMGLTLMMNLLKSNIRSITTIAFLNLMVAHFLFLLTVPFRIYYYASTTWRLSHGFCKVVSAMIHIHMYMVFTIYTIVLTIRFLHFYKKTQRTEFYRRLHAVCASALIWSVLLPTILPTVLSHYGKMDKKKLNTTENQCFIFGDMLQIHYIYVLNMIVSIVIVVVSCIQTCIQAIILRTMILKYGPASRSQQDFWVQMKNLCFLLIMLTCLVPYHLFRFHYLKHNEELHEINEVFLAITALTCFDMLTFTGKGFCKVYCRT from the coding sequence ATGATGAACACCACAACAGTGGCAAACAACAGTTGTACAGTGATGGCCGTAAATACTACATCACCCAAGTTGACGTTCACCGAACCATACAGGACTGCCTTGATCACCATCTATACTATTGTGCTTCTGGTGGGCACCATGGGCTTAACCCTCATGATGAACTTATTAAAAAGCAACATTCGCTCGATAACCACCATCGCCTTTCTCAACCTGATGGTGGCACACTTTCTATTCCTGCTCACTGTGCCGTTCAGAATCTACTACTATGCGTCCACAACCTGGAGACTGTCACATGGTTTCTGTAAAGTAGTCAGTGCCATGATCCATATCCACATGTATATGGTGTTTACGATCTACACCATCGTTCTTACCATACGTTTCTTGCATTTTTACAAGAAGACTCAGCGGACAGAGTTCTACCGGCGGCTACACGCGGTGTGCGCGAGTGCCCTCATATGGTCCGTGCTGTTGCCCACCATTCTGCCCACCGTGCTGTCTCATTACGGCaagatggataaaaaaaaattgaacacaACAGAAAACCAGTGCTTCATATTTGGGGATATGTTACAGATCCATTATATCTATGTTCTGAACATGATTGTGTCTATCGTTATTGTTGTTGTGTCGTGCATTCAGACCTGCATCCAGGCGATCATTCTGCGCACAATGATACTCAAGTACGGACCCGCCAGTCGCTCCCAGCAGGACTTTTGGGTCCAAATGAAGAACCTCTGCTTTTTACTCATCATGCTTACCTGCCTGGTGCCATATCACCTGTTTCGGTTTCACTACCTGAAACACAATGAAGAGCTTCATGAGATAAACGAAGTGTTCCTAGCCATTACGGCTCTTACCTGTTTTGACATGCTGACGTTCACGGGGAAAGGGTTTTGTAAGGTGTACTGCAGGACCTGA